Genomic segment of Candidatus Protochlamydia amoebophila UWE25:
AACAATGCTTACTTTATAACCTTCACTGATTAACTCAATAGGGAATTCTCATGAAAGTCAAAGCATCGATCAAAGCTGATCCTTCTAAAGGCGATATACTTGTTCGTCGCAGTGGTCGTTTGTATGTTATTAACAAAAAAGATCCTAATCGCAAACAGCGCCAGAAAGGCCCAGCCCGTAAAAAATAAGGAATAAAACATGGCGAAGAAGTCATCGGTAGAAAAGCAAAAGCGCCGCGAAAGGCTCGTCCAATTAAAATGGGATAAAAGAAAAGAGCTCCGCGAAAAAAGTTACAACATAAACCTTAGCGAAGAAGAAAGAGAGCAAGCTCGCATCGCGCTTAACAAAATGCCGCGTGATTCTTCCCCTATACGTTTAAGAAATCGTTGCCAAATGACTGGCCGTGCTCGTGGCTTTATGCGTAAGTTTAAGCTCTCTCGTTTGACATTTAGAGAACTAGCTTCTATGGGAATGATTCCAGGTGTGACTAAGTCAAGCTGGTAATCCCCTATTCTTTAGAATTTAATCTGCATTCTCAAGGATGACTTTTGTCATCCTTTTTTATCCCTCAATTTAATCTGTAAATAATTTTTAAAAAAATTGAAGCTTACTTTTAATTCTTTGCATAAACAGATTAAACTTTAAGCCTATTTAAAGGCTATGCTTGCTTAACGCTTCTTTGAGATTAGTCAGTTGATCAACTTTTTGCCATCGGTCCATTCCCTCAGCCCAAACATAACTATTGAATCCCAACAACCCACTATTCCACAAATTCCGTAAAGCAATGATGCTAACAGGTCCAACTTGTTCATGGTTTTGATCTAAATAATACCACAATTTATTTTCTTCCTCTTTCCAACTAGAGGGGGAAATGGGTTGTTGTGGCTGTGAAATAGAAATAGCAGGATCTGGCTTTGCAATAGTCATCGTTGGCCTAATATTTTCCTCTTTCTTGATAGAAGGAAGAAAAAATAATAGGATTGTTGCGAAGAAATTAAACAGCAATCCAAGAATAAACCAGGTAGTAAAATCTCTTCCTTTTTGATCTGCGTAATACCCTGTCAAATAGCCAATGATTGCAGATAAAACAAAACTCGTCATTATTTGTGTTGCGTCTAATTGAGGCATTCTCAAACCTTTACTTATAAAATCGTTAAATTCTCCTTTTAATTCGCTGAGATAACTTTCAAAATCTGCAGAGAAGTCTACAAGAGTGGTGAT
This window contains:
- the rpmJ gene encoding 50S ribosomal protein L36 translates to MKVKASIKADPSKGDILVRRSGRLYVINKKDPNRKQRQKGPARKK
- the rpsN gene encoding 30S ribosomal protein S14 produces the protein MAKKSSVEKQKRRERLVQLKWDKRKELREKSYNINLSEEEREQARIALNKMPRDSSPIRLRNRCQMTGRARGFMRKFKLSRLTFRELASMGMIPGVTKSSW
- a CDS encoding GYF domain-containing protein gives rise to the protein MPQLDATQIMTSFVLSAIIGYLTGYYADQKGRDFTTWFILGLLFNFFATILLFFLPSIKKEENIRPTMTIAKPDPAISISQPQQPISPSSWKEEENKLWYYLDQNHEQVGPVSIIALRNLWNSGLLGFNSYVWAEGMDRWQKVDQLTNLKEALSKHSL